Proteins encoded by one window of Enterococcus faecalis:
- a CDS encoding inositol monophosphatase family protein, protein MTETQKFVQTIQSWLFEAADVIRMNLESELTVQQKNGRTDLVTNMDEQTQEFLMNKIQTNFPEDQILGEEKGYNTLKSFAGRVWIIDPIDGTMNFVMERENFCIMLAVYEDGIGKLGFIYDVMREELYWGGKGLGVYRNNQLLKAPTMKALADGLWGMNAYMHGKNIHHATEIGQASMGVRISGCAGLEIIAMLKGNHHGYLSNLSPWDYAAGLVLLEEFGFKYSGITGKPLTFAGREYFIAATPETYDEVFTRYLNESE, encoded by the coding sequence ATGACTGAAACGCAAAAATTTGTTCAAACAATTCAAAGTTGGCTTTTTGAAGCAGCCGATGTGATTCGAATGAACTTGGAATCAGAGTTAACCGTTCAACAGAAAAATGGCCGCACTGATTTAGTGACAAATATGGATGAACAAACCCAAGAATTTTTAATGAATAAAATTCAAACAAATTTTCCCGAAGATCAAATTTTAGGGGAAGAAAAAGGCTACAATACTTTAAAAAGTTTTGCTGGTCGCGTGTGGATCATCGATCCGATTGATGGCACAATGAATTTCGTGATGGAAAGAGAAAATTTTTGTATTATGTTAGCTGTTTATGAAGACGGCATTGGTAAATTAGGTTTTATCTATGATGTGATGCGAGAAGAACTTTATTGGGGCGGCAAAGGGCTTGGCGTTTATCGGAATAATCAATTATTAAAAGCGCCTACTATGAAAGCCTTGGCAGATGGATTATGGGGCATGAATGCTTACATGCATGGAAAAAATATTCATCACGCAACGGAAATCGGACAAGCAAGTATGGGCGTGCGTATTAGCGGTTGTGCAGGTTTGGAAATTATTGCCATGTTAAAAGGCAACCATCATGGCTATTTATCTAATCTAAGTCCTTGGGATTATGCAGCAGGCTTAGTACTTTTGGAAGAATTTGGGTTTAAATACTCTGGTATTACAGGAAAACCATTAACTTTTGCGGGTCGTGAATACTTTATTGCAGCAACTCCTGAAACCTATGATGAAGTATTTACCCGGTATTTAAATGAATCGGAATAA
- a CDS encoding UPF0223 family protein, translating into MKDYQYPLDLDWTTEEMVIVTNMWTAVEQANETGLPVDKFLTTYQQFKTVVKSIGEEKRLGREFENASGYSLYRTLQQAKKQGSGKLKLGDD; encoded by the coding sequence ATGAAAGACTATCAATATCCATTAGATTTAGATTGGACGACAGAGGAAATGGTGATTGTCACTAATATGTGGACAGCAGTTGAGCAAGCCAACGAAACAGGCTTGCCTGTTGACAAATTTTTAACAACTTATCAACAATTTAAAACGGTCGTTAAAAGTATCGGCGAAGAAAAACGCTTAGGTCGTGAATTTGAAAATGCTTCAGGATATTCGTTATATCGTACGCTTCAACAAGCTAAAAAACAGGGAAGCGGTAAATTAAAGCTGGGGGATGATTAG
- a CDS encoding pyruvate carboxylase: MKKVLVANRGEIAIRIFRACTELDIQTVAIYAAEDEYSVHRFKADEAYLVGKGKKPIEAYLDIENIIQIAKKSGADAIHPGYGFLSENLRFAERCEEEGIIFVGPKTHHLDIFGDKIKAKEAAVAAGIASIPGSDGPVATVEEVVAFGETHGFPIMIKAALGGGGRGMRVAHDAKEAREGYERAKSEAKAAFGSDEVYVEKYISNPKHIEVQILGDHHGNVLHLFERDCSVQRRHQKVVEVAPCVSMNEEQRAAICSAAVQLMAHVGYVNAGTVEFLVEGDQFYFIEVNPRVQVEHTITEMITDIDIVISQLQIAQGLDLHKDMHLPKQNELTLKGAAIQCRITTEDPLNQFMPDTGKIDTYRSPGGFGVRLDVGNAYSGYAVTPYFDSLLVKVCTHGFSFEQAISKMQRCLKEFRIRGVKTNIPFLQNVVSYPAFQSGEAKTTFIDNTPELFEFPRMRDRGNKTMKYIGEVTVNGFPGIERTEKKYFEAPRVPTDIEVPEKVITAKNILDAQGATAVIDWVKNQESVLMTDTTFRDAHQSLLATRVRTQDFKAIAGLTDAALPELFSSEMWGGATFDVAYRFLTEDPWQRLRKIRQLMPNTLLQMLFRGSNAVGYQNYPDNVIEEFIKESARQGVDVFRIFDSLNWIPQMEKSIQVVRDTGKIAEAAICYTGDINDPARAKYNVQYYLDMAKELENLGAQIIAIKDMAGLLKPQAAYRLISELKAATDLPIHLHTHDTSGNGIITYSAATKAGVDIVDVAMSAMSGATSQPSMNSLYYALVNGERTPTINIDNAQKINHYWEDVRMYYQPFENGLNAPQTEVYMHEMPGGQYSNLQQQAKAVGLGHRWDEIKKVYHTVNLMFGDIVKVTPSSKVVGDMALFMVQNNLTEQDVYARGEELSFPESVVTFFQGDLGQPVGGFPKELQRIILKGRPAFTERPGDLAAPVDFAKVQEELAEKIGYQPKLEEVLSYLMYPQVFLEYRQKYETFGDITLLDTPTFFNGIRQGETLEVQIERGKTLIIRLDEIGEPDIDGNRVLFFNLNGQRREVLVKDASIKSAVQVKQKAEPTNKEQIGATMSGSVLQVLVKRGDKVEKGQPLLITEAMKMETTIEARFAGTVDHIYVEEGEAISSGDLLLEVKEK; the protein is encoded by the coding sequence ATGAAAAAGGTATTAGTTGCCAATCGTGGCGAAATTGCGATTCGAATTTTTAGAGCTTGTACAGAATTAGATATCCAGACAGTAGCGATTTATGCTGCAGAAGATGAGTATTCTGTTCATCGTTTCAAAGCAGATGAAGCGTATTTAGTTGGTAAAGGGAAAAAACCAATTGAAGCCTATTTAGACATTGAAAATATTATCCAAATTGCCAAAAAATCGGGAGCAGATGCCATTCATCCTGGTTATGGCTTTTTATCTGAGAACTTACGCTTCGCCGAACGTTGTGAAGAAGAAGGAATCATTTTTGTCGGACCTAAAACACATCATTTAGATATTTTTGGCGATAAAATTAAAGCGAAAGAAGCAGCTGTAGCTGCGGGGATTGCTTCGATTCCAGGCTCAGATGGGCCAGTAGCAACGGTGGAAGAGGTCGTAGCTTTTGGTGAAACGCATGGCTTTCCTATCATGATTAAAGCTGCTTTAGGTGGCGGCGGTCGCGGGATGCGCGTTGCCCACGATGCCAAGGAAGCACGAGAAGGTTACGAAAGAGCCAAAAGTGAAGCGAAAGCAGCCTTTGGTTCTGACGAGGTTTATGTTGAAAAGTATATTTCTAATCCTAAACATATCGAAGTACAAATTTTAGGCGATCATCATGGGAACGTCTTGCATTTATTTGAACGTGATTGTTCCGTTCAACGGCGCCACCAAAAAGTGGTAGAAGTCGCACCATGTGTATCAATGAATGAAGAACAACGAGCAGCCATTTGTTCGGCTGCTGTGCAGTTAATGGCGCATGTCGGCTACGTGAATGCGGGAACGGTTGAGTTTTTAGTAGAAGGGGATCAGTTTTATTTTATTGAAGTGAATCCTCGTGTTCAGGTAGAACATACTATCACAGAAATGATTACAGATATTGATATTGTGATCTCTCAATTACAAATTGCGCAAGGGCTTGATTTGCATAAAGATATGCATTTGCCAAAACAAAACGAATTGACATTAAAAGGCGCGGCTATTCAATGTCGGATTACGACTGAAGATCCCCTGAACCAATTTATGCCAGATACAGGGAAAATTGATACGTATCGTTCACCAGGTGGTTTTGGTGTGCGTTTAGATGTAGGAAATGCTTATTCTGGCTACGCTGTGACGCCTTACTTTGATTCTTTATTGGTTAAAGTCTGTACGCATGGTTTCTCTTTTGAACAGGCAATCAGTAAAATGCAACGCTGCTTAAAAGAATTTCGGATTCGTGGCGTGAAAACAAATATTCCGTTTTTACAAAATGTTGTGAGCTATCCAGCGTTTCAATCTGGCGAAGCCAAAACAACCTTTATTGATAATACACCTGAATTATTTGAATTTCCTCGTATGCGCGATCGTGGCAATAAAACGATGAAATACATTGGAGAAGTAACGGTCAATGGGTTCCCTGGCATTGAACGAACGGAGAAAAAATATTTTGAAGCCCCGCGCGTGCCGACAGATATTGAAGTTCCAGAAAAAGTGATCACAGCTAAAAATATTCTAGACGCTCAAGGAGCAACCGCCGTCATCGATTGGGTTAAGAATCAAGAAAGTGTGTTAATGACAGATACCACGTTCCGTGATGCGCACCAAAGTTTATTAGCTACTCGTGTGAGAACACAAGATTTTAAAGCAATTGCTGGTCTAACTGATGCAGCCCTGCCTGAGCTGTTTTCTAGTGAAATGTGGGGTGGCGCTACGTTCGATGTTGCCTATCGCTTCTTAACCGAAGACCCATGGCAACGTTTAAGAAAAATTCGTCAGTTGATGCCAAACACACTTTTACAAATGCTGTTCAGAGGATCTAATGCGGTAGGCTATCAAAATTATCCTGATAATGTTATTGAAGAATTTATTAAAGAATCCGCTCGCCAAGGAGTCGATGTTTTCCGAATTTTTGATAGCTTAAACTGGATTCCTCAAATGGAAAAAAGTATTCAAGTCGTTCGGGATACCGGAAAAATTGCGGAAGCAGCAATTTGTTATACTGGGGACATCAATGATCCAGCCCGAGCAAAATATAATGTTCAATATTACCTTGATATGGCTAAAGAATTGGAAAATTTAGGCGCACAAATCATTGCGATTAAAGATATGGCTGGCTTATTGAAACCACAAGCTGCTTATCGTTTAATTAGTGAATTAAAGGCAGCCACGGATTTACCAATCCATCTCCATACCCACGATACTAGTGGCAATGGGATCATCACTTATTCAGCAGCCACTAAAGCAGGCGTTGATATTGTTGACGTCGCAATGAGTGCGATGAGTGGCGCAACTAGCCAGCCAAGTATGAACAGTCTATATTATGCTTTAGTCAATGGTGAACGGACGCCAACTATTAACATTGATAATGCACAGAAAATCAATCATTATTGGGAAGATGTGCGCATGTATTATCAACCATTTGAAAATGGATTAAATGCCCCGCAAACAGAAGTCTATATGCATGAAATGCCTGGTGGTCAATACTCTAATCTACAGCAGCAAGCAAAAGCGGTAGGCTTAGGGCACCGTTGGGATGAAATCAAAAAAGTGTATCACACAGTGAATTTGATGTTTGGCGATATTGTAAAAGTGACGCCATCTTCAAAAGTCGTGGGAGACATGGCACTCTTCATGGTTCAAAATAATCTGACAGAACAAGATGTTTATGCGCGTGGTGAAGAACTAAGTTTTCCTGAATCCGTTGTGACTTTTTTCCAAGGTGATTTAGGTCAACCAGTTGGTGGGTTCCCGAAAGAGCTCCAACGAATTATTCTAAAAGGTCGACCAGCCTTCACAGAGCGACCAGGTGACTTAGCAGCACCTGTTGATTTTGCGAAAGTACAAGAAGAATTAGCCGAAAAAATTGGGTATCAACCTAAATTGGAAGAAGTTTTAAGTTATTTAATGTATCCACAAGTATTTTTAGAGTATCGACAAAAATACGAAACCTTTGGAGATATAACCTTATTAGATACGCCAACATTCTTTAATGGTATTCGTCAAGGAGAGACATTGGAAGTTCAAATTGAACGAGGAAAAACGTTAATTATTCGTTTAGATGAAATTGGCGAACCTGATATTGACGGAAACCGTGTCTTGTTCTTCAATTTGAATGGGCAACGTCGTGAGGTTTTAGTTAAAGATGCCTCTATTAAGTCAGCTGTTCAAGTTAAACAAAAGGCGGAACCAACTAATAAAGAACAAATCGGCGCAACGATGTCTGGTTCTGTTCTACAAGTATTGGTCAAACGTGGCGATAAAGTAGAAAAAGGTCAGCCGTTGCTGATTACAGAAGCCATGAAAATGGAAACGACTATCGAAGCACGTTTTGCGGGCACGGTAGATCACATTTATGTTGAAGAAGGCGAAGCAATCAGCTCAGGTGATTTGTTATTAGAAGTGAAAGAAAAATAA
- the recQ gene encoding DNA helicase RecQ, whose amino-acid sequence MSALQELLKDTFGYDDFRPGQETIIRHVLRQENVLGIMPTGGGKSICYQLPALLLDNLTLVISPLISLMKDQVDALNLMGIPATYINSTISYQEMNHRIQLAVNKEIKLLYVAPERLESYDFQQMLTHVPIDLLAVDEAHCISQWGHDFRPSYLRLAEIIDQFQQQPTVIALTATATPQVAEDIVKQLRIPSENEIKTGFARENLSFQVVKDQNRDVFLLEYLKMNTGQSGIIYASTRKEVERIYHLLESKKIAAGMYHGGMSEQLRSENQEAFLYDQVQVMVATNAFGMGINKSNVRFVIHAQVPGNIESYYQEAGRAGRDGLPSDAVLMFAPQDLQIQQYFIEQSEMTIDYKQKEYLKLREMSQYANAQMCLQKYILRYFGEEGTDCGRCSNCLDNRELVDITVDAQKVLSCVKRMGERFGKGLVGKVLTGSKDQKIDQWHFDRLPTYGLMKGRTQKEVTQLIDYLTAERYLIPSDGQFPLLSVSTEGVQVLLRERKVFRKEDQKVRKVAVDDALFERLRELRMDMAQEAGVPPYVVFSDSTLKEMCEKLPQTTIQLLQIKGVGQNKLDKYGTAFLEVIKEYQETKK is encoded by the coding sequence ATGAGTGCATTACAAGAATTATTAAAAGATACATTTGGCTATGATGATTTTCGGCCAGGACAAGAAACGATTATTCGTCATGTATTGCGACAAGAAAATGTCTTAGGCATTATGCCAACAGGTGGAGGCAAATCAATTTGTTATCAGTTGCCAGCCTTACTTTTGGATAATTTAACATTGGTGATTTCACCATTAATTTCTTTAATGAAAGATCAAGTAGATGCCCTGAATTTAATGGGGATTCCAGCTACATATATCAATAGTACCATTTCCTATCAAGAAATGAATCATCGTATTCAATTAGCGGTTAACAAAGAAATCAAGCTATTGTATGTTGCGCCAGAGCGATTAGAATCTTATGATTTTCAACAGATGCTGACACATGTACCGATTGATTTATTGGCAGTAGATGAGGCACACTGTATTTCACAATGGGGGCATGATTTTCGTCCAAGCTATTTGCGTTTAGCAGAGATTATCGATCAATTTCAACAGCAACCAACTGTGATTGCACTAACAGCTACAGCAACGCCACAAGTAGCGGAGGATATTGTCAAGCAATTAAGAATTCCATCAGAAAATGAAATCAAAACAGGATTCGCTCGAGAAAATTTATCTTTTCAAGTCGTGAAGGATCAAAACAGAGACGTTTTTCTTTTGGAATATTTAAAGATGAATACTGGGCAATCAGGTATTATTTATGCAAGCACGCGGAAGGAAGTTGAACGAATTTATCATTTATTAGAAAGTAAAAAAATTGCAGCTGGGATGTATCATGGGGGCATGAGTGAACAGTTACGTAGTGAAAATCAAGAAGCATTCTTGTATGATCAAGTGCAAGTGATGGTAGCAACAAATGCCTTTGGTATGGGGATTAATAAGAGTAATGTTCGTTTTGTCATTCACGCACAAGTACCAGGAAATATTGAATCTTATTACCAAGAAGCGGGCCGAGCTGGTCGTGACGGTCTGCCTAGTGATGCTGTGTTAATGTTTGCTCCACAAGACTTGCAAATTCAACAATACTTTATTGAACAATCTGAAATGACCATTGATTATAAGCAGAAAGAGTACTTGAAATTACGGGAAATGTCACAATATGCGAATGCACAAATGTGTTTACAAAAATATATTTTACGCTATTTTGGTGAAGAAGGGACGGACTGCGGTCGCTGCTCGAATTGTCTGGATAATCGAGAATTAGTCGATATTACGGTCGATGCCCAAAAAGTCTTGTCTTGTGTAAAACGTATGGGAGAACGTTTCGGTAAGGGCTTAGTTGGTAAAGTCTTGACTGGTTCAAAAGATCAAAAAATTGATCAATGGCATTTTGATCGTTTGCCAACATACGGACTAATGAAAGGTCGCACACAAAAAGAAGTCACACAGCTGATTGATTATTTGACAGCAGAACGTTATTTAATTCCTTCTGATGGGCAATTTCCGTTGTTATCAGTCTCGACAGAAGGTGTTCAGGTGCTTTTAAGGGAACGGAAAGTCTTCCGAAAAGAAGACCAAAAAGTTCGAAAAGTAGCAGTGGATGATGCCTTGTTTGAACGATTACGCGAATTACGTATGGACATGGCTCAAGAGGCAGGCGTGCCGCCATATGTAGTCTTTTCCGATAGTACACTTAAAGAAATGTGTGAAAAATTACCGCAAACAACGATTCAATTATTGCAAATAAAAGGGGTCGGCCAAAATAAATTAGATAAATATGGCACCGCCTTTTTAGAAGTAATTAAAGAATATCAAGAGACAAAAAAATGA
- a CDS encoding voltage-gated chloride channel family protein has protein sequence MKKETKQLLSIGGYMAKWLLITAIIGLFMGALSAFFLKSLTYVTDVRLANPWLLFILPISGVVFTYFYTRFGKNASRGNNLVIEQGNGGEEDIPLRLIPLTLFGTITTHLFGGSVGREGTAVQMGGTIANAVGKVFKLSALERQVIIISGISAGFSSVFGTPLAGTVFGLEVLAIGKVRAEALFPSFFAGLFANFVTESFGVTHTHYPMGKIPTWSVELFVKLFLASICFGLAGWVFSRSIVFLKKTYANWFANVYLRAFLGASIVVLFVLVLNNQRYLGLSLPLLEDAFAGNAQPFDFVGKLFFTVLSLGAGFQGGEVTPLFEIGATLGSSLAPLLHLSIPFLAGLGFIGVFSGATNTPIACFIMGIELFGSEAAVYFFMVCLISFMCSGNSGIYASQQSLYRKGTAEYPLFNALKNRRK, from the coding sequence GTGAAAAAAGAAACAAAGCAACTACTATCAATTGGCGGGTATATGGCAAAATGGTTGCTCATTACCGCAATTATTGGTTTATTTATGGGGGCGTTATCCGCCTTTTTCTTAAAGAGTCTCACCTATGTAACAGATGTTCGTTTAGCAAATCCTTGGTTACTCTTTATCCTCCCCATTAGCGGTGTCGTTTTTACGTATTTCTATACGCGTTTTGGGAAAAATGCTAGCCGAGGAAATAACTTAGTGATTGAACAAGGCAATGGTGGGGAAGAAGATATTCCCTTGCGCTTAATTCCTTTAACATTGTTTGGCACGATTACTACGCACTTATTTGGTGGTTCCGTTGGTCGTGAAGGAACGGCGGTGCAAATGGGGGGCACAATCGCAAATGCTGTAGGAAAAGTCTTTAAACTGTCCGCTTTGGAACGACAAGTAATTATTATTAGCGGAATTAGTGCAGGTTTTAGTTCTGTTTTTGGCACACCATTAGCGGGAACGGTTTTCGGATTAGAAGTTTTGGCGATTGGAAAAGTTCGTGCAGAGGCACTTTTCCCAAGTTTTTTTGCAGGCTTATTTGCTAATTTTGTGACTGAAAGTTTTGGTGTAACACATACGCATTATCCGATGGGCAAAATTCCGACTTGGTCGGTTGAACTATTTGTAAAATTATTTTTGGCATCGATTTGTTTTGGTTTGGCAGGTTGGGTTTTTAGTCGTTCCATTGTCTTTTTAAAAAAGACCTACGCAAATTGGTTTGCTAATGTCTACCTTCGTGCGTTTCTTGGGGCGTCCATTGTCGTTCTGTTTGTGCTCGTCTTAAACAACCAACGTTATTTAGGCTTGAGTTTACCTTTACTAGAAGATGCATTTGCAGGCAATGCGCAGCCTTTTGATTTTGTTGGGAAATTATTCTTTACGGTGTTATCCTTGGGTGCCGGATTCCAAGGAGGAGAAGTGACGCCATTGTTTGAAATTGGGGCTACGTTAGGTAGTTCTTTGGCCCCTTTGTTACATCTGTCAATTCCTTTTTTAGCAGGTTTAGGATTTATTGGTGTTTTTTCTGGCGCCACGAATACGCCGATTGCTTGCTTCATTATGGGCATTGAACTATTTGGTAGTGAAGCGGCGGTCTATTTTTTCATGGTCTGCTTAATCAGTTTTATGTGTTCAGGAAATAGCGGTATTTATGCTTCACAACAAAGTTTGTATCGCAAAGGAACAGCAGAATATCCTCTCTTTAACGCATTAAAAAATCGACGTAAATAA
- a CDS encoding FtsW/RodA/SpoVE family cell cycle protein encodes MPNKVKKRHLLDYSIFIPYLILSIVGLIMVYSSTSALQVMKGFSPTSFVINQVAFWVVGLVAMFFIYKMKTSVFQNRSFIMFAIAVITVMVLAVRIPGIGKEINGARGWIEIGGFSMQPAEYLKIMVVWYLSYILARRQKTINGGMDQFKQAAGRPLMLVFVLIALVAIQPDFGNAAILTLITIVMVLASGINYMYTYLVGGLGILGSITAIQLLIMSKGKIFPARYQYIYNRFAVFKNPFLDERNLGHQLANSYYAISNGGWFGKGLGNSVQKKGFLPEAHTDFIFAITLEELGIIGGLAILGLLMFMIARIILVGVRSKKPFNSLMCIGIGTMLLIQVFINVGGITGIIPLTGITFPFLSQGGNSLLIISIAVAFVLNISADETRQKLENEYYLSLEQNQ; translated from the coding sequence TTGCCAAACAAAGTAAAGAAACGGCATTTGCTAGACTATAGTATTTTTATTCCATATTTAATTTTAAGCATCGTGGGATTGATTATGGTATATAGTTCCACATCCGCATTACAAGTAATGAAAGGTTTTTCACCTACCTCATTCGTTATTAACCAGGTTGCCTTTTGGGTAGTAGGGTTAGTTGCAATGTTTTTTATTTATAAGATGAAAACATCCGTTTTTCAGAATCGAAGTTTTATCATGTTTGCCATTGCAGTAATTACGGTTATGGTTTTAGCCGTTCGGATTCCTGGTATCGGGAAAGAAATTAACGGCGCACGTGGTTGGATTGAGATTGGTGGATTTTCGATGCAACCAGCTGAGTATTTAAAAATTATGGTTGTCTGGTATCTGTCTTATATTTTAGCACGGCGACAAAAGACAATTAATGGAGGCATGGATCAATTTAAACAAGCTGCCGGGCGCCCGTTGATGCTCGTTTTTGTATTAATTGCTCTAGTTGCAATCCAGCCTGACTTCGGGAATGCGGCCATTCTAACATTAATTACCATCGTGATGGTTTTAGCAAGTGGGATTAATTATATGTATACCTACTTGGTCGGTGGCTTGGGCATTTTAGGTAGTATCACGGCTATTCAGTTATTAATTATGTCTAAAGGAAAAATTTTCCCAGCGCGTTATCAATATATTTATAATCGTTTTGCTGTTTTTAAAAATCCATTTTTAGATGAACGGAACTTAGGCCATCAGTTAGCTAATTCTTATTATGCAATCAGTAATGGCGGCTGGTTTGGCAAAGGTCTAGGGAATAGTGTTCAGAAAAAAGGCTTTTTACCAGAAGCACATACGGACTTTATCTTTGCGATTACTTTAGAAGAGTTAGGCATTATCGGCGGTCTAGCGATTTTAGGATTGTTGATGTTTATGATTGCGCGAATTATTTTAGTCGGTGTACGCTCGAAGAAACCTTTTAATTCACTAATGTGTATTGGAATTGGTACAATGTTATTAATTCAAGTCTTTATTAATGTTGGTGGGATTACTGGGATTATTCCATTAACAGGAATTACTTTCCCGTTCTTGAGTCAAGGTGGGAATAGTTTGCTGATTATTTCGATTGCTGTGGCCTTTGTCCTGAATATCAGTGCAGATGAAACACGTCAGAAATTAGAAAATGAGTACTATTTATCTTTAGAACAGAACCAATAA
- the typA gene encoding translational GTPase TypA — protein MKYRDDIRNVAIIAHVDHGKTTLVDELLKQSDTLDGHTQLQERAMDSNALESERGITILAKNTAVDYNGTRINILDTPGHADFGGEVERIMKMVDGVVLVVDAYEGTMPQTRFVLKKALEQKVTPIVVVNKIDKPSARPEHVVDEVLELFIELGADDDQLDFPVVYASALNGTSSESDDPADQEPTMAPIFDKIIEHVPAPVDNSDEPLQFQVSLLDYNDYVGRIGIGRVFRGTMKVGDQVALMKLDGSVKNFRVTKILGFFGLQRVEIDEAKAGDLIAVSGMEDIFVGETVVDVHNQEALPILHIDEPTLQMTFLVNNSPFAGREGKYITARKIEERLMAELQTDVSLRVDPIGPDSWTVSGRGELHLSILIENMRREGYELQVSRPEVIEREIDGVKCEPFERVQIDTPEEYMGSVIESLSLRKGEMQDMINAGNGQMRLIFLAPARGLIGYSTEFLSMTRGYGIMNHTFDQYLPMIQGTIGGRHQGALVSIDTGKATTYSIMSIEERGTVFVEPTTEVYEGMIVGENNRDNDLTVNITKAKQMTNVRSATKDQTSVIKKPKKLTLEESLEFLNEDEYCEVTPESIRLRKQILNKNEREKASKKKKKAE, from the coding sequence TTGAAATACAGAGATGATATTCGTAACGTGGCAATTATCGCCCACGTTGACCATGGTAAAACAACCTTAGTAGATGAACTTTTAAAACAATCTGACACTTTAGATGGACACACACAATTACAAGAACGTGCAATGGATTCCAATGCACTTGAAAGTGAACGTGGAATTACTATCTTAGCAAAAAATACAGCCGTAGATTATAACGGTACACGTATCAACATTCTAGATACACCAGGACACGCGGACTTCGGTGGTGAAGTAGAACGTATCATGAAAATGGTAGATGGTGTTGTTTTAGTTGTCGATGCGTATGAAGGAACAATGCCTCAAACACGTTTCGTATTGAAAAAAGCATTAGAACAAAAAGTAACACCAATCGTGGTTGTTAACAAAATTGACAAACCTTCTGCTCGTCCTGAACACGTAGTAGATGAAGTTTTAGAGTTATTCATCGAATTAGGCGCAGACGACGATCAATTAGATTTCCCAGTTGTTTATGCTTCTGCTTTAAACGGAACTTCAAGTGAATCAGATGATCCAGCAGATCAAGAGCCAACAATGGCCCCAATTTTTGATAAAATTATTGAACATGTGCCAGCTCCAGTTGACAATTCAGATGAACCACTTCAATTCCAAGTCTCATTACTAGACTACAACGATTACGTTGGACGTATTGGGATTGGCCGTGTGTTCCGTGGCACAATGAAAGTCGGCGACCAAGTTGCGTTGATGAAATTAGATGGCAGCGTGAAAAATTTCCGTGTAACGAAAATTTTAGGTTTCTTTGGCCTACAACGTGTGGAAATTGATGAAGCAAAAGCGGGCGATTTAATTGCCGTTTCTGGAATGGAAGACATTTTCGTTGGGGAAACAGTTGTAGATGTTCACAATCAAGAAGCATTACCAATTCTACACATTGATGAGCCAACCTTACAAATGACTTTCTTAGTTAACAATTCTCCATTTGCGGGACGTGAAGGAAAATATATCACCGCTCGTAAAATCGAAGAACGTTTAATGGCTGAGTTACAAACAGACGTATCTTTACGTGTTGATCCAATTGGCCCAGATTCTTGGACTGTATCAGGCCGCGGCGAATTGCATTTATCAATTTTAATTGAAAACATGCGTCGTGAAGGCTATGAATTACAAGTTTCTCGTCCAGAAGTTATTGAACGTGAAATTGATGGGGTTAAATGTGAACCATTTGAACGTGTTCAAATTGACACACCTGAAGAATACATGGGTAGCGTGATTGAATCCCTAAGTTTACGTAAAGGCGAAATGCAAGATATGATTAATGCCGGTAACGGACAAATGCGTTTAATCTTCTTAGCACCAGCTCGTGGCTTAATTGGTTATTCAACAGAATTCTTATCAATGACTCGTGGTTATGGTATTATGAACCACACCTTCGATCAATACTTACCAATGATTCAAGGAACGATTGGTGGCCGTCATCAAGGTGCATTAGTTTCAATCGATACTGGTAAAGCAACGACTTACTCAATCATGAGTATTGAAGAACGTGGTACAGTTTTCGTTGAACCAACGACAGAAGTTTACGAAGGAATGATTGTTGGGGAAAACAACCGCGACAACGATTTAACTGTGAACATCACAAAAGCTAAACAAATGACTAACGTTCGTTCGGCAACGAAAGACCAAACATCAGTCATTAAAAAACCGAAAAAATTAACGTTAGAAGAATCATTAGAATTCTTGAATGAAGATGAATACTGTGAAGTAACACCAGAAAGCATCCGTTTAAGAAAACAAATTCTTAACAAAAACGAACGCGAAAAAGCAAGCAAGAAAAAGAAAAAAGCTGAATAA
- a CDS encoding YlaN family protein: MDEGISKKFAIQLLEDDAERIKMLIRNQKNSLCISQCKAFEEVVDTQMYGFSRQVTYATRLGILTNDEGHRLLSDLERELNQLYTDVYEETQEKNEIGKEG, translated from the coding sequence ATGGACGAAGGAATTTCAAAGAAATTTGCCATTCAATTATTAGAAGACGATGCAGAACGCATTAAAATGCTTATTCGTAATCAAAAAAACAGTTTGTGCATTTCTCAATGTAAAGCGTTTGAAGAAGTGGTGGATACACAAATGTATGGTTTTTCAAGACAAGTGACCTATGCGACCCGTTTGGGGATTTTAACTAATGATGAAGGACATCGCTTACTAAGTGATTTAGAACGCGAATTGAATCAATTATATACAGATGTTTATGAAGAAACACAAGAAAAAAACGAGATTGGCAAGGAGGGTTAA